Proteins co-encoded in one Gadus morhua chromosome 6, gadMor3.0, whole genome shotgun sequence genomic window:
- the LOC115545040 gene encoding zinc finger protein 862-like, protein MCQCITSRFADVNSGVLKAMRLINFQCWPETDTSADFGDDDVDQVISHFRPLLLTAGVDIDLIPDQWTILKTQLYTAGFSQGTIEKTWPAVNRMLHHECPDVLHLFDALLTIPTSTADCERGFSVMKQVKSDWRSSLKGETLADLLKTQLCSPDIKDFDPRKEKP, encoded by the exons ATGTGCCAGTGCATCACTTCTAGGTTTGCCGATGTAAACAGTGGTGTCCTGAAGGCAATGCGACTGATAAATTTCCAGTGCTggccagagacagacacaagTGCAG ATTttggtgatgatgatgtagACCAGGTTATTAGTCACTTCCGACCTCTTCTACTGACAGCTGGAGTGGATATTGACTTGATTCCAGATCAATGGACCATTctgaaaacacaactttacactGCAGGTTTCAGCCAAG GGACCATTGAGAAGACATGGCCTGCAGTAAACAGAATGCTGCACCATGAGTGTCCTGATGTCCTACACCTGTTTGATGCCCTGCTCACCATTCCGACAAGTACAGCGGACTGTGAGAGGGGGTTTAGTGTCATGAAGCAGGTTAAGAGTGACTGGCGCTCAAGCCTGAAAGGGGAGACACTAGCTGACCTTTTGAAAACACAGTTGTGCTCACCGGACATCAAAGACTTCGACCCACGCAAAGAAAAGCCATAG